In Magnetococcus sp. PR-3, a single window of DNA contains:
- the pyrF gene encoding orotidine-5'-phosphate decarboxylase — protein sequence MSDRPISAAKNIDPRDRLMFAMDVPDADTAKALADKLGDSVTVYKLGLELFLSGNYFELVDWMLKRDKKVFADLKLFDIPKTVERATRQLAGRGIHYLTVHGNDGILQAAASAKGDMKILGVTSLTSLDRGDLDDLGFQCDVEDLVVSRAKRALQHGCDGVISSGLEAAKMRAELAHKLLVITPGIRPVENRPSDDQKRVVTVEQAFNFGADHIVVGRPIRDAEEPAKAAEGIQQSIAALFT from the coding sequence ATGTCAGATCGCCCTATCTCCGCTGCTAAAAATATTGACCCCCGAGATCGCTTGATGTTTGCGATGGATGTGCCGGATGCCGATACCGCCAAAGCATTAGCTGATAAGCTGGGGGATTCGGTTACAGTCTATAAATTGGGGCTGGAGCTGTTTCTCTCCGGCAACTATTTTGAGCTGGTGGATTGGATGCTCAAGCGGGATAAAAAGGTCTTTGCTGATCTAAAGCTGTTTGATATTCCCAAGACGGTGGAGCGTGCGACGCGGCAGTTGGCTGGTCGGGGCATCCACTATCTGACGGTTCATGGAAATGATGGTATTCTCCAAGCTGCAGCATCGGCCAAAGGGGATATGAAAATTTTGGGGGTGACCTCCTTGACCAGTTTGGATCGGGGTGATCTGGATGATCTTGGTTTTCAGTGTGATGTTGAGGATCTGGTGGTCTCCCGTGCCAAACGGGCTTTGCAGCATGGCTGTGATGGGGTGATCTCATCCGGTCTGGAAGCCGCTAAAATGCGTGCCGAGTTAGCCCATAAACTGTTGGTGATCACCCCTGGTATTCGTCCGGTGGAAAACCGCCCCAGTGATGATCAAAAACGGGTTGTCACTGTGGAGCAGGCCTTTAATTTTGGTGCCGACCATATTGTGGTTGGTCGCCCCATCCGAGATGCGGAAGAACCCGCCAAAGCTGCTGAGGGTATTCAGCAGAGTATTGCAGCGCTCTTTACCTGA
- the dnaJ gene encoding molecular chaperone DnaJ, which produces MSKDLYEILGVAKDASDAEIKSAYRKLAMKLHPDRNPGDDAAEAQFKEVNAAYEVLKDSQKRTIYDQYGHAGLGQGGPGGFSGQGGAGFGDIFEEFFGDIFGGGRQGRGGGRSGARQGEDYRYDLRISLEEVARGVEKRVRIPSMSACETCRGTGARSGSKPTTCTTCGGAGQIRTQQGFFAVQRACHVCHGKGQIISDPCPDCGGAGRQKKEKTLTVKIPPGVDTGTRIRLSGEGGAGMHGGPAGDLYIITDVEEHSIFERYGADLLCVVPITFPQAALGAKLEVPTLSGKARITLPAGSQTGKRLVLRSKGLPHLNRPGMLGDLVVEVRVETPVKLSGKQKELLEEFERCGDPNSQPESVGFFDKVKEFLGGN; this is translated from the coding sequence ATGTCCAAGGATCTCTACGAAATTCTCGGTGTGGCCAAAGATGCCAGCGATGCTGAAATTAAGTCGGCCTATCGCAAGCTGGCGATGAAGCTGCATCCAGATCGCAACCCTGGTGATGATGCCGCGGAGGCGCAGTTCAAGGAGGTCAATGCTGCGTATGAAGTGTTGAAGGATTCGCAAAAGCGTACCATCTATGATCAATATGGTCATGCGGGCTTGGGTCAGGGTGGTCCTGGGGGCTTCAGCGGTCAGGGTGGGGCTGGTTTTGGCGATATTTTTGAAGAGTTTTTCGGAGATATTTTTGGGGGTGGTCGTCAAGGTCGTGGGGGTGGTCGGAGTGGTGCTCGCCAAGGTGAGGATTACCGCTATGATCTGCGTATAAGTCTCGAAGAGGTCGCCAGGGGTGTAGAGAAGCGGGTACGGATCCCCTCCATGTCAGCTTGTGAGACCTGTCGGGGTACTGGTGCCCGATCCGGGAGCAAGCCAACCACCTGTACCACCTGTGGTGGTGCCGGGCAAATTCGCACACAGCAAGGTTTTTTTGCGGTACAGCGTGCCTGTCACGTCTGCCATGGTAAAGGGCAGATCATCTCAGACCCATGCCCCGATTGTGGTGGTGCCGGGCGCCAGAAAAAAGAGAAAACCCTAACGGTTAAAATTCCCCCTGGGGTGGATACCGGTACCCGCATTCGTCTCTCTGGTGAGGGCGGCGCAGGTATGCATGGTGGCCCAGCAGGTGATCTTTACATCATCACAGATGTAGAAGAACACTCTATTTTTGAGCGCTATGGGGCTGACCTGTTGTGTGTGGTGCCCATTACCTTCCCTCAGGCGGCACTTGGGGCCAAGTTAGAGGTGCCTACGCTCAGTGGTAAAGCACGTATTACTTTACCAGCAGGTAGCCAAACCGGTAAGCGTTTGGTGCTTCGTAGTAAGGGTCTGCCGCATCTGAACCGTCCAGGTATGTTGGGTGATCTGGTTGTTGAGGTTCGGGTTGAGACACCGGTTAAGCTCTCTGGCAAGCAGAAAGAGTTGCTTGAAGAGTTTGAACGGTGTGGTGATCCGAATAGCCAGCCGGAGTCTGTGGGCTTTTTTGACAAGGTCAAAGAGTTTCTAGGCGGCAATTAA
- the dnaK gene encoding molecular chaperone DnaK yields the protein MGKVVGIDLGTTNSCVSVMEGGEPRVIENSEGVRTTPSMVAFTNQGERLVGQAAKRQAVTNPTNTLYAMKRLIGRRFDDPLTAKDQQLVPFKIVKADNGDAWVEAEGKKMSPSESSAMILQKMKQTAEDYLGEDVSEAVITVPAYFNDAQRQATKDAGRIAGLEVLRIINEPTAAALAYGLDKKDGQTIAVYDLGGGTFDISILEIGDGVFEVKATNGDTFLGGEDFDMAIIDYLAEEFLKENTIDLRKDSMALQRLKEAAEKAKIELSSSTQTDINLPFITADASGPKHLNLGLSRAKLESLVDDLVQRTLTPCGTALKDAGMSASDIDEVILVGGMTRMPQVQSVVGQFFGKEAHKGVNPDEVVAVGAAIQGGVLKGDVQDVLLLDVTPLSLGIETLGGVFTKLIEKNTTVPTKKSQVFSTAADNQSAVTIRVAQGEREMFPDNKNLGQFDLVGIAPAPRGMPQIEVTFDIDANGMVHVSAKDKGTGKEQSIHIEASGGLSSDEIDRMVNEAESHAEEDAQKRALIEARNNADSLAYSSEKSLTEHGDKLDDALKEQISAAIADLKGVKDGDDLEAINTKTQALMDLSMKMGEQIYKEDPEAAAAAAAAAGMDPAAAAQAAGMDPGAAAGGPADSGAKSAEDVVEAEFEEVNDEKK from the coding sequence ATGGGTAAAGTGGTTGGCATCGACTTGGGTACCACAAACTCCTGCGTCTCGGTCATGGAGGGTGGTGAGCCCCGTGTGATTGAAAACAGTGAAGGGGTGCGTACAACACCTTCCATGGTGGCTTTTACCAATCAGGGTGAGCGTCTGGTCGGTCAGGCTGCTAAGCGTCAGGCAGTCACCAACCCCACCAATACCCTTTATGCCATGAAGCGCTTGATCGGACGTCGCTTTGATGATCCTTTGACCGCTAAGGATCAGCAGCTGGTACCCTTTAAAATTGTTAAAGCTGACAATGGCGATGCTTGGGTTGAGGCTGAAGGTAAGAAAATGAGCCCCTCAGAGAGCTCAGCGATGATTCTGCAGAAGATGAAGCAGACCGCTGAAGACTACCTGGGTGAAGATGTGAGTGAAGCGGTGATCACCGTGCCTGCTTACTTCAACGATGCTCAGCGTCAGGCGACGAAAGATGCCGGTCGTATCGCTGGTCTAGAAGTGCTGCGTATCATCAACGAGCCAACTGCAGCAGCCCTGGCCTATGGCCTGGATAAAAAAGATGGTCAAACCATTGCGGTTTACGATCTTGGTGGTGGTACCTTTGATATCTCCATTCTAGAGATCGGTGATGGGGTGTTTGAAGTAAAGGCCACAAACGGGGATACCTTCCTGGGTGGTGAAGACTTCGATATGGCCATTATTGATTATCTGGCTGAGGAGTTCCTTAAAGAGAACACCATCGATCTGCGTAAAGATTCTATGGCCCTTCAGCGTCTGAAAGAGGCCGCTGAAAAGGCTAAGATTGAGCTTTCCAGCAGCACCCAGACCGATATCAACCTGCCCTTTATCACCGCCGATGCTTCAGGTCCTAAGCACTTGAACCTGGGCCTCTCCCGCGCCAAGCTGGAGTCTTTGGTTGATGATCTGGTTCAGCGCACCCTGACCCCTTGTGGTACAGCATTGAAAGATGCCGGGATGAGCGCTTCAGACATTGACGAAGTGATCCTGGTTGGTGGTATGACCCGTATGCCTCAGGTGCAGTCGGTTGTCGGTCAGTTCTTCGGTAAAGAGGCCCATAAGGGTGTGAACCCTGATGAGGTTGTTGCTGTGGGTGCCGCCATCCAAGGTGGTGTGCTCAAAGGTGACGTGCAAGACGTTCTGTTGCTGGATGTCACCCCTCTCTCCCTGGGTATTGAGACCCTCGGTGGTGTGTTCACCAAGCTGATTGAGAAAAACACCACGGTACCTACCAAGAAGTCTCAGGTGTTCTCAACCGCGGCAGATAACCAGTCTGCGGTGACCATTCGTGTGGCCCAGGGTGAGCGTGAGATGTTCCCCGATAACAAAAATCTGGGTCAGTTTGATCTGGTTGGTATCGCACCCGCCCCCCGTGGTATGCCCCAAATTGAAGTGACGTTTGATATCGATGCCAACGGCATGGTGCATGTGTCAGCTAAAGATAAAGGCACCGGTAAAGAGCAGTCTATCCACATTGAAGCTTCGGGTGGTCTGAGCTCCGATGAGATTGATCGCATGGTCAATGAGGCAGAATCTCACGCAGAAGAAGATGCTCAGAAGCGTGCTTTGATTGAAGCCCGTAACAATGCAGATTCTCTGGCCTACTCCAGTGAGAAGTCGCTCACCGAGCATGGTGATAAGCTTGATGATGCGTTGAAAGAGCAAATCTCTGCCGCCATTGCCGATCTTAAAGGTGTGAAGGATGGCGATGATCTGGAAGCCATCAATACCAAGACTCAAGCCCTGATGGATCTCTCCATGAAGATGGGTGAGCAGATCTATAAGGAAGATCCTGAGGCAGCTGCTGCGGCGGCTGCTGCGGCGGGTATGGATCCTGCGGCGGCGGCTCAAGCTGCGGGTATGGATCCTGGTGCGGCTGCAGGTGGTCCTGCGGATAGCGGTGCTAAGAGCGCAGAAGATGTGGTTGAGGCTGAGTTTGAAGAGGTCAATGACGAGAAGAAGTAA
- a CDS encoding cytidylate kinase-like family protein has protein sequence MSKPSLDLVKSIVGAGLFSEEHEQSSSERASPPLVAVSRTLGANGTVIAQKLAEKLGVPYYDQDLIDRVLKEADQDKVLMQRIDERATNFMDDFIYAIFSDKQNPKDAYFQALVKVLINISRNGGVVVGRGSHMLLPEERTFRLRFECGRSKAIQRIASRESISEAEAEKRIESTNAQRTKFIAKMPNRFPALESEFDLILHTDHFQQDNATVDAIIGMMNAGGYSTRMPN, from the coding sequence ATGAGCAAACCTTCCCTGGATCTGGTTAAATCCATTGTCGGTGCTGGTCTCTTTTCTGAAGAGCATGAACAGAGCAGCAGTGAACGGGCTAGCCCCCCATTGGTCGCGGTTTCCCGCACCTTGGGCGCCAACGGCACGGTCATTGCCCAAAAGTTGGCTGAAAAGCTGGGTGTGCCTTACTATGATCAGGATCTTATCGATCGCGTCTTGAAAGAGGCTGATCAAGACAAGGTACTGATGCAGCGCATTGATGAACGTGCCACCAATTTTATGGATGACTTCATCTACGCCATCTTCAGCGATAAACAAAACCCCAAGGATGCCTACTTCCAGGCTTTGGTCAAAGTGTTGATCAATATCAGCCGTAATGGTGGGGTGGTTGTGGGTCGTGGTTCTCATATGCTGCTACCAGAAGAGCGGACTTTCCGTTTACGTTTTGAGTGTGGCCGCAGCAAAGCCATTCAGCGCATCGCCAGCCGTGAGAGCATCTCGGAAGCAGAAGCCGAAAAACGTATTGAAAGCACCAATGCGCAACGCACCAAGTTTATCGCTAAAATGCCCAACCGTTTTCCAGCTTTGGAAAGCGAGTTTGATCTGATCCTACACACCGATCATTTTCAACAGGATAATGCGACGGTGGATGCCATCATCGGCATGATGAATGCCGGTGGATATTCCACACGGATGCCGAACTAA
- a CDS encoding thiopurine S-methyltransferase, which yields MGCPDNALWLQAWKENHIDDFHQSRINPLLMRFWPGIKLLRGKRLFVPLCGKSLDMIWLAQQGYEVLGVELSPIAVAAFFKENGLRPTRRAFGAFTQWQVGRITVLCGDFFKLSSRRLGKVDWVYDRASLTALPPDLRLRYAKHLQHVTKAPICLMTTEEREQGVSEQNFMGVDPEISLLYGEACGVHISYVEPVKAHALATDAVHKVYELIRHPH from the coding sequence ATGGGGTGTCCGGATAATGCACTGTGGCTACAAGCTTGGAAGGAGAATCATATTGATGATTTTCACCAATCTCGTATCAACCCTCTACTCATGCGTTTTTGGCCAGGTATAAAACTACTTAGGGGCAAGCGGCTTTTTGTACCGCTTTGTGGCAAAAGTTTGGATATGATCTGGTTAGCCCAACAGGGTTATGAGGTGTTGGGGGTTGAGTTAAGTCCCATCGCTGTGGCAGCCTTTTTTAAAGAGAATGGACTGCGGCCCACACGGCGAGCTTTTGGGGCTTTTACGCAGTGGCAAGTCGGGCGCATTACCGTGTTGTGTGGGGATTTCTTTAAATTAAGCTCCCGACGGTTAGGCAAGGTTGATTGGGTTTATGACCGGGCATCACTCACGGCGTTGCCGCCAGATTTACGTCTTCGCTATGCAAAGCATCTTCAACATGTGACCAAAGCACCCATCTGTTTAATGACGACAGAAGAGAGAGAGCAGGGGGTGTCTGAGCAGAACTTTATGGGGGTTGATCCTGAGATCTCTCTTCTTTATGGGGAGGCTTGTGGGGTTCATATAAGCTATGTGGAGCCGGTAAAAGCGCATGCTCTGGCAACGGATGCTGTGCATAAAGTTTATGAATTAATCCGTCACCCCCATTAA
- the grpE gene encoding nucleotide exchange factor GrpE codes for MSEAEQQEKNPDMEAEATEEESQAVEGEVVTEETEACELPEEGENAEPSLDDQLQAALDKAEENQKNFMRTVADMDNLRKRSSRDMDQARKFAVEGFAKDLLGVADNMERAMSHMDQESENDQVKAIVEGVKMVQGELTKTLEKHGVKRIEAVGQPFDPNLHQAVMQVPDEEAEPDTVVQEMQAGYTLNERLLRPSMVGVAKAP; via the coding sequence ATGAGTGAAGCAGAACAGCAAGAGAAAAACCCCGATATGGAAGCCGAGGCGACCGAAGAAGAGAGTCAGGCCGTTGAAGGGGAAGTGGTAACCGAAGAGACCGAAGCCTGTGAGCTGCCTGAAGAGGGCGAAAATGCCGAGCCTTCGCTTGATGACCAGTTGCAAGCAGCCCTGGATAAAGCGGAAGAGAACCAAAAAAACTTCATGCGTACTGTGGCAGATATGGACAACCTGCGTAAACGCAGTTCACGGGATATGGATCAGGCCCGGAAATTTGCTGTCGAAGGCTTTGCCAAAGATCTTCTGGGTGTGGCTGATAACATGGAACGTGCCATGAGCCATATGGACCAAGAGAGTGAGAATGATCAGGTTAAGGCCATTGTTGAAGGGGTGAAGATGGTTCAGGGTGAACTGACCAAAACCCTAGAGAAGCATGGTGTTAAGCGTATTGAGGCCGTGGGGCAGCCTTTTGACCCTAATCTGCACCAAGCTGTTATGCAAGTGCCAGATGAAGAGGCCGAGCCCGATACCGTGGTTCAGGAGATGCAAGCAGGGTATACCCTCAATGAGCGTTTGCTGCGTCCCAGCATGGTTGGTGTCGCCAAGGCCCCCTGA
- a CDS encoding glycosyltransferase family 2 protein, whose product MSNYIEPDMLDTLELPENSFQDQKTALLSIVLPAYNEERNIARVYHKLKEILATIPIKHEIIFVDDGSMDQTSKEVEKLCEQDDQVILIKLTRNFGHQSALLAGMSNSQGDAIITLDCDLQHPPQMIEQMVDLWERGTFIVQMRRKNDTDTRAVKSLLSRSFYRLINSISNVHLVENAADFQLLDRQAVSHILQVAGQEPFIRGLISWLGFPTIVLDYQAESRYAEQPAYTFKKNLHMAWHAVLQLSSKPLNIGLFAGIILFFLSIAYIIYAIINHYQGETLPGWTSLVTLVLVVGSMQMLMTGVMGNYIRLIYESSRKMPTFVHFQPYRKIQKKNAVPQQTSDATSLEKQGKT is encoded by the coding sequence ATGAGTAACTATATCGAACCTGACATGCTGGATACTCTTGAGTTACCAGAGAACTCGTTTCAGGATCAAAAAACCGCGCTACTAAGCATTGTGCTTCCTGCATACAATGAAGAGAGAAATATTGCCCGTGTTTACCATAAGCTGAAAGAGATCTTGGCTACTATCCCCATCAAACATGAAATTATCTTTGTCGATGATGGTTCGATGGACCAGACCAGTAAAGAGGTTGAGAAGCTCTGTGAACAGGACGACCAGGTTATTCTGATTAAGCTGACCCGTAATTTTGGTCATCAATCAGCCCTGCTGGCGGGCATGAGCAACAGCCAAGGGGATGCGATTATCACCCTGGACTGCGATCTACAACACCCGCCCCAGATGATTGAACAGATGGTGGATTTATGGGAAAGAGGCACATTTATTGTTCAAATGCGCCGCAAGAATGATACCGACACACGGGCGGTCAAAAGCCTTCTGTCGCGGAGTTTTTACCGCCTCATTAACAGCATATCGAACGTTCACCTTGTTGAGAATGCCGCTGATTTTCAGCTTCTTGACCGACAAGCCGTCAGCCACATTCTACAGGTTGCCGGGCAGGAACCTTTTATTCGTGGGTTAATCAGCTGGTTAGGCTTTCCCACCATTGTGCTCGACTATCAGGCGGAATCCCGTTATGCCGAGCAACCAGCCTATACCTTTAAAAAGAATTTACACATGGCTTGGCACGCTGTGCTACAGCTTTCATCCAAGCCGCTCAATATTGGCCTGTTTGCAGGTATCATACTGTTTTTCCTGAGTATAGCTTATATTATTTATGCCATTATAAACCATTACCAAGGGGAAACACTACCAGGCTGGACCTCCCTGGTTACCCTGGTTCTGGTGGTTGGCTCTATGCAGATGCTCATGACAGGAGTGATGGGAAACTACATTCGCCTGATTTATGAATCTTCCCGAAAAATGCCTACCTTTGTGCATTTTCAACCCTATCGAAAAATCCAGAAAAAAAATGCGGTTCCGCAACAGACATCGGATGCCACGTCGTTGGAGAAACAAGGAAAAACCTAA
- a CDS encoding hemolysin family protein, with protein sequence METIGQLLIIAFFLVLKGFFSGSEIAMVNCDKLKMRHRAKLGDRGAQMVVQMFENPDIILGTTLVGTNIATVSISTMAALMFIDLYGGQGDLISVLVFTPFLLILGEIVPKSIYQQKADSIAPYIIYGLKFFSVLFYPVIFVFSRIARTTTRLVGGSSQQNGFITRDEIRMLLEMSDATPTGRRFDRDRVRRIIRFADTTVGEAMIPLADVVGVSEKASLEEAVERIWSQGFNRLPVYRGNLINIVGVCTVNSWSLMDPELDNKQLSDYTDPPLYLSPNQTIDQALPLLQARPSDHMGIVVDEFGSAAGILTMEDIFEEVVGEIDVGYDFDEYHPKRRVMFQELGEDDFVADGRIPLSQLNDKLHIHLPVGEAHTLAGLMMQRLKAIPKPDDEVFEQDYHFTVLEANDRTVTKVRIARA encoded by the coding sequence ATGGAGACCATCGGACAACTACTTATTATCGCTTTTTTCCTGGTACTTAAGGGTTTTTTCTCTGGCAGTGAAATTGCCATGGTCAACTGCGATAAATTGAAAATGCGTCACCGTGCCAAGCTGGGAGATCGTGGTGCTCAGATGGTGGTACAAATGTTCGAAAACCCAGATATTATTCTGGGGACGACACTGGTGGGTACCAACATTGCCACCGTGAGCATTTCCACCATGGCGGCGTTGATGTTTATTGATCTATACGGTGGTCAGGGTGACTTAATCTCTGTTTTAGTCTTCACCCCTTTTCTGCTTATTTTGGGGGAAATTGTCCCTAAAAGTATCTACCAGCAAAAAGCCGATTCCATCGCCCCCTATATTATCTATGGGCTGAAATTTTTCTCGGTTCTGTTCTATCCGGTCATCTTTGTCTTTAGCCGTATCGCCCGTACAACCACCCGTTTGGTGGGGGGTAGCAGTCAGCAAAATGGATTTATTACCCGCGATGAGATCCGTATGCTGCTGGAGATGAGTGATGCCACCCCCACAGGTCGCCGGTTTGACCGTGACCGGGTTCGTCGCATTATCCGTTTTGCCGATACCACGGTTGGGGAGGCGATGATCCCCCTTGCTGATGTGGTAGGAGTTTCGGAAAAAGCATCTTTGGAAGAGGCCGTAGAGCGGATTTGGAGTCAGGGTTTTAACCGACTGCCGGTCTACCGGGGTAATCTGATTAACATTGTTGGTGTGTGTACCGTCAACAGCTGGTCTTTAATGGACCCTGAGCTGGACAATAAACAGCTGAGTGACTACACCGACCCCCCACTCTATCTCTCCCCCAATCAAACCATTGATCAGGCGCTCCCCCTGCTCCAGGCTCGTCCATCGGACCATATGGGTATTGTTGTGGATGAATTTGGCTCTGCAGCAGGCATCCTGACCATGGAGGATATTTTTGAGGAGGTTGTGGGTGAAATCGATGTTGGCTATGACTTTGATGAGTACCACCCCAAACGCCGGGTCATGTTTCAAGAATTGGGGGAAGATGATTTTGTTGCGGATGGACGTATTCCACTCTCCCAGCTCAATGATAAATTGCATATTCACCTACCAGTTGGTGAAGCCCACACCCTGGCTGGCTTAATGATGCAGCGGTTAAAGGCCATTCCTAAACCAGATGATGAAGTGTTTGAGCAGGACTATCATTTTACGGTGTTAGAGGCCAATGATCGCACCGTAACCAAGGTACGTATTGCTCGTGCTTGA
- a CDS encoding class I SAM-dependent methyltransferase codes for MKPSSESKPTTLQHFDTQSEKYDQLLGRWPISQFKANERKVVLDLLGSVADQRFLDVGCGHGFYLRSVLPEQPLCATGVDLSPSMVAALPDTVEGIVGDGASFTVSQSYGRIVCAGLLEFVDQPVEVLKNIRRFATEETVLVLLNPRPGFWGTLYTLYHRSHGVSIHLFTPETVKQQAASAGWTLTNVKKSWPLATAYQLIPTVGP; via the coding sequence ATGAAGCCATCATCCGAATCTAAACCCACAACCCTGCAGCACTTTGATACCCAGTCAGAAAAATATGACCAACTGTTAGGTCGCTGGCCCATTTCGCAATTTAAAGCCAACGAACGTAAAGTGGTGTTGGACCTTCTGGGCTCTGTCGCTGATCAGCGGTTTTTAGACGTGGGGTGTGGTCATGGGTTTTATCTGCGCTCGGTTCTGCCTGAGCAACCCCTTTGCGCCACGGGGGTCGACCTTTCCCCCTCAATGGTCGCAGCCTTACCAGATACTGTTGAGGGCATTGTTGGCGACGGGGCATCATTTACAGTTTCACAGAGCTATGGTCGTATCGTCTGTGCTGGCCTTTTGGAGTTTGTCGATCAACCGGTAGAGGTTTTAAAGAACATTCGACGTTTCGCAACCGAAGAGACCGTCTTAGTGCTGCTCAATCCCCGACCCGGTTTTTGGGGCACGCTCTATACGCTATACCACCGTAGCCATGGGGTCTCTATCCACCTCTTCACCCCAGAAACGGTTAAGCAACAGGCCGCTAGTGCGGGTTGGACACTCACGAACGTCAAAAAAAGTTGGCCACTCGCCACCGCCTATCAACTTATTCCAACGGTTGGGCCCTAA
- a CDS encoding carbohydrate deacetylase has protein sequence MRYWIVHADDLGLQHCFNAGILHGYQHGLIRSTSIRTNGLAWDQAVEEVLPQCPDMGVGVHLCLNEGKATAKPTLLPTLCLPDGLFRHRQMMGFIRLALMPPSKRLKQEVECEFRAQIEQVLHQTAADHLNGHQHIHMIPWIFEITTKLAQEYKIPYVRWSHDPFVWQSLAVARINPLVWAHWLNMNRWFKRTKRMADQHGVKTNDVFHGLFHSSSMTMPVVERLVQAAPSSAVIELLLHPTIAHHQDTTWVDPSLPAYCNHTMRQQELETVCNPTLAPLLNNEHNQTTNFRQLASQHGLL, from the coding sequence ATGCGCTACTGGATTGTGCATGCTGATGATCTCGGACTACAGCACTGCTTTAATGCAGGGATTCTGCATGGTTATCAACACGGCCTGATCCGCTCTACTTCGATCCGCACCAATGGCCTAGCCTGGGATCAAGCGGTGGAAGAGGTTCTACCTCAATGCCCTGATATGGGGGTTGGGGTACATCTGTGTTTGAATGAAGGTAAAGCCACCGCTAAGCCCACCTTGCTACCCACACTTTGTCTGCCAGACGGCCTGTTCCGCCATCGCCAAATGATGGGGTTTATCCGCTTAGCTTTAATGCCCCCCTCCAAGCGATTAAAACAAGAAGTAGAGTGTGAGTTTAGAGCACAAATTGAACAAGTGCTGCACCAGACAGCCGCCGATCACCTAAATGGGCACCAACATATCCATATGATCCCCTGGATATTCGAGATCACCACCAAGCTGGCACAAGAGTATAAGATCCCTTATGTCCGCTGGAGCCATGATCCCTTTGTTTGGCAAAGCTTGGCTGTGGCGCGTATCAACCCTCTGGTTTGGGCCCACTGGCTGAACATGAATCGCTGGTTTAAGCGGACCAAACGCATGGCTGACCAACATGGGGTCAAAACCAATGATGTGTTCCATGGGCTGTTTCATTCATCCAGCATGACCATGCCTGTGGTCGAGCGACTGGTACAGGCTGCGCCTAGCTCGGCTGTGATCGAACTGCTACTACACCCGACCATTGCCCACCACCAGGATACAACATGGGTCGACCCCTCACTCCCGGCCTACTGCAACCACACCATGCGTCAACAGGAGCTGGAGACGGTCTGTAACCCCACCCTTGCACCGCTTTTAAATAATGAACACAACCAAACCACCAACTTTAGACAGCTGGCCAGCCAGCACGGATTATTATGA
- the dapB gene encoding 4-hydroxy-tetrahydrodipicolinate reductase, giving the protein MTIKVGVTGACGRMGRMLVEATHGAAGCALGTASDYPAHALIGSDAGELAGMGKLGVLVGGDGEVTFRDADVVIDFSVVDATLAHLKQALAYQTPIVIGTTGFSNAEREQIVQAAKEIPVVFAPNYAVGVNLLFKIAAEVASIIGDDYDIEIVEAHHRHKVDAPSGTALGLGEAIAAAVDRNLDEVAIYGREGQTGARDDKTIAFSTIRAGDIVGDHTAMFATDGERLELTHRASSRMTFAKGAVRAAKWVVDQKPGLYDMRDILGFK; this is encoded by the coding sequence ATGACGATCAAAGTGGGTGTTACCGGAGCTTGCGGGCGCATGGGGCGTATGTTGGTTGAGGCGACGCATGGGGCTGCGGGTTGTGCGTTGGGTACGGCCAGTGATTATCCAGCCCATGCTTTGATTGGTTCTGATGCTGGTGAACTGGCCGGTATGGGGAAGCTGGGGGTTTTGGTTGGTGGCGATGGTGAGGTCACCTTTCGCGATGCGGATGTGGTGATTGATTTCTCTGTTGTGGATGCCACGTTAGCCCATTTAAAGCAGGCCTTGGCGTATCAAACCCCCATTGTGATTGGTACAACAGGTTTTTCAAACGCTGAGCGGGAGCAGATTGTTCAAGCCGCCAAAGAGATCCCTGTGGTGTTTGCACCGAACTATGCGGTTGGGGTGAATCTTCTGTTTAAAATTGCCGCTGAGGTCGCCTCTATTATTGGTGATGACTACGACATTGAGATTGTTGAAGCGCATCACCGTCATAAGGTCGATGCCCCTTCAGGTACTGCCTTGGGGCTTGGTGAGGCCATTGCAGCGGCTGTTGACCGTAATTTGGATGAGGTCGCGATTTATGGCCGTGAAGGTCAGACTGGCGCTCGTGATGATAAGACCATTGCGTTCTCCACCATTCGGGCGGGGGATATCGTTGGGGATCATACCGCCATGTTTGCCACGGATGGGGAACGTTTAGAGCTAACCCACCGTGCCAGTAGTCGTATGACCTTTGCCAAGGGGGCTGTGAGAGCGGCCAAATGGGTTGTGGATCAAAAGCCGGGCCTGTATGACATGCGCGATATTTTAGGCTTTAAATAA